Part of the Clostridium sporogenes genome, TTAGGATTTAGACATTTAGCATCCTTATAAAATTGATCTAAATCAAAATTAGTATAAGGCAATATATCAATTTTGTTTAGTACAATTACATCAGTGGTCTGAAACATAAGGGGATATTTCAAAGGTTTATCATTACCCTCTGTAATACTCATAACAGCTATTCTTGTATCTTCTCCTAAGTCAAATTCTGCGGTACAAACTAAATTACCTATATTATCAATAATTATAAGTTCTTCCTTATTAATATCCAAGTTATTTACTGCTTCCACTATAGCACCAGCTTCAAGGTGACAGGCTCCTTTAGTATTAAGTTGAACACTTTTAACACCTAATTTTTCAATTCGTTTGGCATCTTTATCTGTGTATAAATCACCTTCAATTACCGCTAATTTTTCTCTATTATTAATATTTTTTATTACAGATTCTAGCAAAGTGGTTTTTCCTGATCCCGGTGAACCTAATAAATTAATCATTTTTATATTTTTTTCATGAAGTTTATCTTTTAAACTGGAGGCAATGGATTTATTTTTCTTATAAACACTTTCATTTATTTCTATGATTTTCATTTTAATCACCTTCTATACTGTATACATAGGTACCATGCCCAGATACAATTTTTTCGCTAACTTTATGACAAATTGGACATTCTTTATGAGTAAAGGATACTGGAAAGTTTTCATTACAATGGCTACAGTAGGCCAGAGGTTGTACCCATTCAATAACTAAATCTGAACCTTCAAGTAGAGTATCCCTACAAATTATTTCATAACTAAATTTCAGTTGATCTTCTTGAACACAGGAAAACTCTCCTATACGCAGTATAACCTTTGTAATTTTTTCTAGAGCGTTATCTTTTGCTGTCTTTAAAACAATATCTACAACTTTACAAATCACAGCTGTTTCATGCATATTATGTTGCCACCTTAAATTTCATATTTTTTCATCTATTATATCCTATGCATTTACTTTCATCTTTTATGCTTGCTTTATAATGAGCCTTTAAAAACATAGTTGATAGATCTATCTGTTTTCGAAAATCACTAATCTCAATACAAGTTTTCTATGGTAAATTAAAATATTTTGTATATTTTAAAAGTAGTAATTGTAGCGTAAATAATAATGGTTAAAAGGCAAATTATTGTATAAAAAACCTTTTAAGGTACAAAATAAAATTGATACTGTTTTATTCACATATTAATAAAAAATGTAGTTAAATTATAAAAATATAAATAGAATAACTACTCTATATTTTAAAATAAAAATTAGTTATTTTATTTTTAGGAAGGAAGTGACAAAAATACCATTGGCTTATGGTATAGCATTATAGAGATATGCTATTATGTACATTACTAGCAGTATAATACTGAATTAAACTAGTAATTGTATGAATAAAATCTATAATAGCTTTATAGATTTTATAAGGCTAAGTGTTATGGGTGAAAGTATATTAGAAAAAGCTGAAGGGCGTGTAAGTTATCATGATTCAGTAGAGGAAATGCTAAAGCGTATAAGAGAAGATGGAATGTCTAATGTATTTGACAGATGGATAGAACAAGAAAAAATTCGTTGTAAGTTTTGTCTTCAAGGCTTAAGCTGTCAACTTTGTTCTCAAGGACCTTGTAGAATAAACGAAAAGGGACCACAAAAAAAAGGTGTATGTGGTATTGGACCAGATGCTATGGCAATGAGAAATTTCTTGCTCAAAAATATAATGGGTGCAGGTACATATAGCCATCATGCCTATGAAGCCTTTCGTACATTAAAAGCTACAGCAGAAGGAAAAACTCCTTTTACTATTAAAGATGTAAATAAATTAAAATGGATGTGTGAAAAATTAGGTATTGACACAAATAAAGATACAAATCAAATGGCTATAGAATTGGCAGATTTATTAGAACAACAACAGAAAATTGATGTAGAGGATAAAAACCTTATGGTAGAAGCCTTTGCACCAAAAAAGAGAAAAGAGCTTTGGAGAAAATTAAATATTTATCCTGCTGGAACTGTTCATGAAGAGCAAAACTGTGTAGCTAGTTGTTTAACTAATGTAGATGGTAATTATAAGTCTTTAGCAGCAAAGGCTTTACGTTTAGGTGTAGCTACTATATATAATTCTCAGATTGGACTTGAAATGGTTCAGGATATTTTATTTGGAACACCTATGCCTCATGAAGTAGATGTGGATTTAGGTATTATGGATCCAGAGTATGTAAATATAGTATTTAATGGACATCAACCCTGGGGAGGAGTTGCCACAATACAAAAGGCAAAAATGGCAGAAGTTCAACAAAAGGCTAAGGCGGCAGGTGCGAAGGGACTTAGAGTAGTTGGTTCTATTGAAACAGGTCAGGAATTACTTCAAAGGTTTGAAGTAGATGATGTTTTTGTAGGTTTAATGGGTAACTGGTTAGCTATAGAGCCTCTTTTAGCTACAGGTACAGTGGACGTTATGGCTATGGAGGAAAACTGTTCACCACCAGCTATAGACCATTATGCAGAAAAATATGGAGCAACTTTAGTAAGTATAAGTACTATTATAGATATACCAGGACTGCAACATAAGATTCCTTATGATCCTGAAAAAGTAGATGCCATGGCAGATAGTTTAATAGATTTGGCCATAGAAAACTTTAAAAATCGTAAAGATAAAGTTAAACCTATGGTGCCTAAAATCACTCAAAAGGCTATTGCTGGTTTTTCTACAGAGGCAGTTTTAGGAGCTCTTGGCAATAAACTTGATCCTTTAGTAGATGTAATTGCTGCAGGAAAAATTAAAGGAGTAGTTGCCCTTGCAAACTGTTCAACTCTAAGAAATGGACCACAGGATTGGAACACAGTAAATCTTACAAAGGAACTAATTAACAAGGATATATTAGTAGTGTCTGGAGGCTGTGGAAATCATGCCTTAGAGGTAGCAGGGCTGTGTACTTTAGAAGCTGCTAATACTATAGCTGGAGAAGGATTAAAAGAGGTTTGCAATCTTTTAAAGATTCCTCCAGTGCTAAGCTTTGGAACTTGCACAGATACAGGAAGAATATCAATGCTTGTAACTGCTCTTGCAGACCATATGAATTTAGATGTATCTGATCTTCCAATAGCTGTTACTGCTCCAGAGTGGATGGAGCAAAAAGCAACTATTG contains:
- the hypB gene encoding hydrogenase nickel incorporation protein HypB codes for the protein MKIIEINESVYKKNKSIASSLKDKLHEKNIKMINLLGSPGSGKTTLLESVIKNINNREKLAVIEGDLYTDKDAKRIEKLGVKSVQLNTKGACHLEAGAIVEAVNNLDINKEELIIIDNIGNLVCTAEFDLGEDTRIAVMSITEGNDKPLKYPLMFQTTDVIVLNKIDILPYTNFDLDQFYKDAKCLNPKVKIFEVSATRGDGINKICNLIGG
- the hypA gene encoding hydrogenase maturation nickel metallochaperone HypA codes for the protein MHETAVICKVVDIVLKTAKDNALEKITKVILRIGEFSCVQEDQLKFSYEIICRDTLLEGSDLVIEWVQPLAYCSHCNENFPVSFTHKECPICHKVSEKIVSGHGTYVYSIEGD
- the cooS gene encoding anaerobic carbon-monoxide dehydrogenase catalytic subunit, with protein sequence MNKIYNSFIDFIRLSVMGESILEKAEGRVSYHDSVEEMLKRIREDGMSNVFDRWIEQEKIRCKFCLQGLSCQLCSQGPCRINEKGPQKKGVCGIGPDAMAMRNFLLKNIMGAGTYSHHAYEAFRTLKATAEGKTPFTIKDVNKLKWMCEKLGIDTNKDTNQMAIELADLLEQQQKIDVEDKNLMVEAFAPKKRKELWRKLNIYPAGTVHEEQNCVASCLTNVDGNYKSLAAKALRLGVATIYNSQIGLEMVQDILFGTPMPHEVDVDLGIMDPEYVNIVFNGHQPWGGVATIQKAKMAEVQQKAKAAGAKGLRVVGSIETGQELLQRFEVDDVFVGLMGNWLAIEPLLATGTVDVMAMEENCSPPAIDHYAEKYGATLVSISTIIDIPGLQHKIPYDPEKVDAMADSLIDLAIENFKNRKDKVKPMVPKITQKAIAGFSTEAVLGALGNKLDPLVDVIAAGKIKGVVALANCSTLRNGPQDWNTVNLTKELINKDILVVSGGCGNHALEVAGLCTLEAANTIAGEGLKEVCNLLKIPPVLSFGTCTDTGRISMLVTALADHMNLDVSDLPIAVTAPEWMEQKATIDGIFAVAYGAYTHLSPVPFMTGAPELVKLLTEDVEGITGGKVALGDDPVEVANNIEAHIVGKRNKLGLS